A stretch of the Dichotomicrobium thermohalophilum genome encodes the following:
- the tyrS gene encoding tyrosine--tRNA ligase, with product MSETKTARKTRSAAPTRAYKSDFLNILQERGFINQCTDEAGLDALLTSERVTGYIGFDLTAQSLHVGSLIGIMTLRWMQKCGHRPIVLLGGGTTKIGDPSGKDETRQMLSAEQIAANKESIGRIFDRFLDFREDGALFVDNDEWLSELGYIEFLRDYGRHFTINRMLTFDSVRLRLEREQPLTFIEFNYMLLQAYDFVELYKRFGCRLQMGGSDQWGNIVNGTELGRRTGTPELYGLTTPLLTTASGAKMGKTASGAIWLSPEMLSPYDYWQFWRNTEDADVGRFLRLYTELPLDEVARLEALEGAELNEAKKRLADEATALAHGREAAREAAETARQTFEQGGIAGGLPSVEVSRDDLEGGLGVLAAFVLAGLAASNGEVRRGIKGGAVRVNGEQVRDEKTQLGPSDVQDGVIKLSMGKKKHALLKVV from the coding sequence ATGAGCGAGACGAAAACCGCGCGAAAAACTCGATCGGCAGCGCCTACGCGCGCCTACAAGTCGGATTTTCTGAACATCCTCCAGGAGCGCGGCTTCATCAACCAGTGCACGGATGAGGCCGGCCTCGACGCGCTTTTGACCTCGGAGCGCGTCACCGGTTATATCGGGTTCGACCTGACCGCGCAAAGCCTGCATGTGGGCAGCCTCATCGGCATCATGACGCTGCGCTGGATGCAGAAGTGTGGCCATCGGCCCATCGTGCTGCTTGGCGGCGGCACGACCAAGATCGGCGACCCCTCTGGCAAGGACGAAACCCGCCAGATGCTCAGCGCGGAACAGATCGCTGCGAACAAGGAGAGCATTGGGCGCATCTTCGACCGCTTCCTCGATTTCCGCGAGGATGGCGCGCTGTTTGTGGACAACGACGAGTGGCTTAGCGAGCTGGGCTATATCGAGTTCCTGCGCGACTATGGCCGGCACTTCACGATCAACCGGATGTTGACTTTCGATTCCGTGCGCCTGCGCCTGGAGCGCGAGCAGCCGCTGACCTTCATCGAATTCAACTACATGCTGCTGCAAGCCTACGATTTCGTCGAGCTTTACAAGCGCTTCGGCTGCCGGCTTCAGATGGGCGGTTCCGACCAGTGGGGCAATATTGTCAACGGCACGGAACTGGGCCGGCGCACGGGTACGCCGGAGCTATACGGGTTGACGACGCCGCTTCTCACGACCGCCTCGGGCGCGAAGATGGGCAAGACCGCCTCCGGTGCGATCTGGCTCAGCCCTGAGATGCTGTCGCCGTATGATTATTGGCAGTTCTGGCGCAACACCGAAGACGCCGATGTCGGCCGCTTCCTCCGGCTTTACACGGAACTGCCGCTGGACGAGGTCGCCCGCCTGGAGGCGCTGGAAGGCGCGGAACTGAACGAGGCGAAGAAGCGCCTGGCCGATGAGGCGACCGCGCTGGCCCACGGACGGGAGGCCGCGCGCGAGGCCGCCGAGACGGCACGGCAGACCTTCGAGCAGGGCGGCATCGCCGGTGGACTGCCATCCGTGGAGGTCTCACGGGACGATCTGGAAGGCGGGCTGGGCGTTCTGGCCGCTTTCGTGCTGGCCGGGCTGGCAGCGTCGAACGGCGAGGTGCGTCGCGGTATCAAGGGGGGCGCGGTGCGCGTGAATGGCGAGCAGGTCCGCGACGAAAAGACGCAGCTTGGCCCGTCCGATGTCCAGGACGGCGTGATCAAGCTGTCGATGGGCAAGAAGAAACACGCGCTTCTGAAGGTCGTATGA